The following proteins are co-located in the bacterium genome:
- the ettA gene encoding energy-dependent translational throttle protein EttA, with translation MPQFIYTMKDLRKTTPQGKEILKGIWLSFYHGAKIGVLGHNGAGKSTLLRIMAGQDQDFGGEAVLGDGYKVGHLPQEPVLDPKKTVREVVEEGVAATRDLLTRFEELSMKLGEPMSDDEMEKLLAEQGRLQDQIDAANAWELDHQLEVAMDALRCPPPDASVQHLSGGERRRVALCRLLLQQPDLLLLDEPTNHLDAESVAWLEQHLQEYKGTVVAITHDRYFLDNVAGWILELDRGAGIPWEGNYSSWLEQKQNRLAQEEKETSARQRTLQRELEWVRMAPRARQAKGKARLANYEQLLAEDQAQEQRQGVQQITIPPGPRLGDLVVEAKDLQKAFDEKLLFEGLSFTLPKGGIVGVIGPNGAGKTTLFKMITGSEQPDRGALRLGDTVVPAYVDQSREALHPDWSLWQEISDGGNEIVMVGKREVNSRAYAASFNFKGADQQKKVGSLSGGERNRLHLAKLLKSGGNLLLLDEPTNDLDVDTLRALEEALLQFAGCAVVISHDRWFLDRIATHILAFEGDSKVVWFEGNYQDYEADRKKRLGAEAERPHRIKYRRLTA, from the coding sequence ATGCCGCAGTTCATCTACACCATGAAGGACCTTCGGAAGACCACGCCGCAGGGCAAGGAGATTCTGAAGGGCATCTGGCTCTCATTCTACCACGGGGCGAAGATCGGCGTGCTCGGCCACAACGGCGCCGGCAAGTCGACGCTGCTCCGGATCATGGCCGGGCAGGACCAGGACTTCGGCGGCGAGGCCGTCCTCGGCGACGGCTACAAGGTCGGCCACCTCCCGCAGGAGCCCGTCCTCGATCCCAAGAAGACGGTGCGCGAGGTCGTCGAGGAGGGCGTCGCCGCCACCCGCGACCTGCTGACCCGCTTCGAGGAGCTCTCGATGAAGCTCGGCGAGCCCATGTCGGACGACGAGATGGAGAAGCTCCTCGCCGAGCAGGGCCGTCTCCAGGACCAGATCGACGCCGCCAACGCCTGGGAGCTCGACCACCAGCTCGAGGTGGCGATGGACGCGCTCCGCTGCCCGCCGCCCGACGCGTCGGTGCAGCACCTCTCGGGCGGCGAGCGCCGTCGCGTCGCGCTCTGCCGGCTTCTCCTCCAGCAGCCCGATCTGCTGCTCCTCGACGAGCCGACGAACCACCTCGACGCCGAGTCGGTCGCGTGGCTCGAGCAGCACCTCCAGGAGTACAAGGGCACGGTGGTCGCGATCACCCACGACCGCTACTTCCTCGACAACGTCGCCGGCTGGATCCTGGAGCTCGACCGCGGCGCCGGCATCCCCTGGGAGGGCAACTACTCCTCCTGGCTGGAGCAGAAGCAGAACCGTCTCGCCCAGGAGGAGAAGGAGACGTCGGCCCGCCAGCGCACGCTCCAGCGCGAGCTCGAGTGGGTGCGGATGGCGCCGCGCGCGCGCCAGGCGAAGGGCAAGGCGCGCCTCGCCAACTACGAGCAGCTGCTCGCCGAAGACCAGGCGCAGGAGCAGCGCCAGGGCGTGCAGCAGATCACCATCCCGCCCGGCCCGCGGCTCGGCGACCTCGTCGTCGAGGCCAAGGACCTGCAGAAGGCGTTCGACGAGAAGCTGCTCTTCGAGGGCCTGTCGTTCACGCTGCCGAAGGGCGGCATCGTCGGCGTCATCGGCCCGAACGGCGCCGGCAAGACGACGCTGTTCAAGATGATCACCGGCAGCGAGCAGCCCGACCGCGGTGCCCTCCGCCTCGGCGACACCGTCGTCCCGGCCTACGTCGACCAGAGCCGCGAGGCGCTGCACCCCGACTGGAGCCTCTGGCAGGAGATCTCCGACGGCGGCAACGAGATCGTCATGGTCGGCAAGCGCGAGGTGAACTCGCGCGCCTACGCCGCCAGCTTCAACTTCAAGGGCGCCGACCAGCAGAAGAAGGTCGGCAGCCTCTCGGGCGGCGAGCGCAACCGCCTGCACCTCGCGAAGCTCCTGAAGAGCGGCGGCAACCTGCTGCTGCTCGACGAGCCGACCAACGACCTCGACGTCGACACGCTGCGCGCGCTCGAGGAGGCGCTGCTGCAGTTCGCCGGCTGCGCGGTCGTCATCAGCCACGACCGCTGGTTCCTCGACCGCATCGCCACCCACATCCTGGCCTTCGAGGGCGACAGCAAGGTGGTGTGGTTCGAGGGCAACTACCAGGACTACGAAGCGGACCGGAAGAAGCGCCTCGGCGCCGAGGCCGAGCGCCCGCATCGCATCAAGTACCGCCGCCTGACGGCGTAA
- the arsC gene encoding arsenate reductase (glutaredoxin) (This arsenate reductase requires both glutathione and glutaredoxin to convert arsenate to arsenite, after which the efflux transporter formed by ArsA and ArsB can extrude the arsenite from the cell, providing resistance.) yields the protein MERVTVYHNPACGKSRGALDILRERNVPHDVVLYLEAPPDRATLERFLTLLAGPPADLVRKDKRFKELGLDPASYTTRDEVVALLLEHPELMERPVVIRGERAVIARPSEKVEEVL from the coding sequence ATGGAGCGCGTGACCGTCTACCACAACCCCGCCTGCGGAAAGTCCCGCGGCGCCCTCGATATCCTCCGCGAGCGCAACGTCCCCCACGACGTCGTCCTCTACCTCGAGGCTCCCCCCGACCGCGCCACCCTGGAGCGCTTCCTCACCCTCCTCGCCGGCCCTCCCGCCGACCTCGTCCGCAAGGACAAGCGCTTCAAGGAGCTGGGGCTCGACCCGGCGTCCTACACCACCCGCGACGAGGTGGTCGCCCTCCTGCTCGAGCACCCGGAGCTGATGGAGCGCCCGGTGGTGATCCGCGGCGAGCGCGCGGTGATCGCCCGGCCTTCGGAGAAAGTGGAGGAGGTGCTGTGA
- a CDS encoding GNAT family N-acetyltransferase encodes MGATPATYASGGILRDGTAVVVRAIRPEDRAGLAEQFARLSPQSVYFRFFRVKTRLTDDELTAFTQLDFVRHVALVATLHQDGVEQLLGVARYAIVDERLTPPHRAEVAFVVMDDWQGKGIGTLLLEHLVPLARAGGVTEFEANVLGDNNRMLKMFASSGFRVRRSLDAGVFQLSFPTAETPEHQRIQTERDREAAARSLDAVLHPRAVAVVGASDRPDSLGGAVLRNLVRGGFTGTIHPVHPHAATVGDLPAVRTVSAIGTPVDLVVVAVPAEAVLEVAEDAARAGAHALVVLSAGFADAGPEGAARERDLVTLARRAGMRLVGPNCMGVLNTDPTVALHATFAPTLPPAGHVAILSQSGTLGLAILEHARNVGLGLSSFVSLGNKADVSGNDLLAHWAEDERTHVVLLYLEAFGNPRRFARLAPLVARRKPVVAVKSGRTAAPRRATQSHSGALASLDVAVDALFAHAGVLRTDTLEGMFDVATLLATQPVPPGLRVGVVTNAGAPATLLADACIARGLTLPALAAETAAALPAGVAAANPVDLRPTAVPDAYRQATLAVGRDPGVDAVVVVYVPALVTHPAEAAAAIAVAAGEMPAEKPVLTVFLSARGAPALLGTGPRRAIPAYDFPENAAAALAAAAQYGAWRRRPPGSAHVLDDFARDAVRAVVERALDTAGGATWLDADDIATILRAVGIDHAETVVVAPRDARAAAARLGFPLVLKAVAPGLLRKSDAGAVLRDIGDAAAVAPAVDLLRDRVARAGTTLEAVVLQRQVPGGIEALVGVTSDPTFGPLVVCGLGGVLVELLRDVAFCVPPVTDRDAEEMLARLRAAPLLDGYRGAPPGDRAALAQIVLRISALVDVVPELRELDLNPVKVLEPGRGAIVVDARMRIGPL; translated from the coding sequence ATGGGCGCGACGCCGGCGACCTACGCGAGCGGCGGCATCCTGCGCGACGGCACCGCCGTCGTCGTCCGCGCCATCCGCCCGGAGGACCGCGCAGGGCTCGCGGAGCAGTTCGCGCGGCTCTCGCCCCAGTCGGTCTACTTCCGTTTCTTCCGCGTGAAGACGCGCCTCACCGACGACGAGCTCACCGCCTTCACGCAGCTCGACTTCGTGCGCCACGTCGCGCTCGTCGCCACGCTCCATCAGGACGGCGTCGAGCAGCTGCTCGGCGTCGCACGCTACGCCATCGTCGACGAGCGGCTGACGCCGCCCCACCGCGCGGAGGTGGCGTTCGTGGTGATGGACGACTGGCAGGGCAAGGGCATCGGCACGCTGCTGCTCGAGCACCTCGTGCCGCTCGCGCGCGCGGGCGGCGTCACCGAGTTCGAGGCCAACGTGCTCGGCGACAACAACCGCATGCTGAAGATGTTCGCGTCGAGCGGGTTCCGCGTCCGCCGCAGCCTCGACGCCGGGGTCTTCCAGCTGTCGTTCCCCACCGCGGAGACGCCCGAGCACCAGCGCATCCAGACCGAGCGCGACCGCGAGGCCGCGGCGCGCAGCCTCGACGCCGTGCTGCACCCGCGCGCGGTCGCCGTCGTCGGCGCCTCGGACCGCCCCGACTCGCTCGGCGGCGCCGTGCTGCGGAACCTCGTGCGCGGCGGGTTCACGGGGACGATCCATCCCGTGCACCCCCACGCCGCGACGGTCGGCGACCTGCCGGCGGTGCGGACGGTGTCGGCGATCGGGACGCCCGTCGACCTGGTCGTCGTCGCCGTACCCGCCGAAGCGGTGCTCGAGGTCGCCGAGGACGCCGCCCGCGCCGGCGCACACGCGCTCGTCGTCCTGTCGGCCGGATTCGCCGACGCCGGGCCCGAGGGCGCCGCGCGCGAGCGCGACCTCGTGACGCTCGCCCGGCGCGCCGGCATGCGCCTCGTCGGCCCGAACTGCATGGGCGTGCTCAACACCGACCCGACCGTCGCGCTGCACGCCACCTTCGCGCCCACGCTGCCGCCGGCCGGCCACGTCGCGATCCTGTCGCAGAGCGGCACGCTCGGCCTCGCGATCCTCGAGCATGCGCGTAACGTCGGCCTCGGCCTGTCGAGCTTCGTGTCGCTCGGCAACAAGGCGGACGTCTCGGGCAACGATCTCCTCGCGCACTGGGCCGAGGACGAGCGGACCCACGTCGTGCTGCTCTACCTCGAGGCGTTCGGCAACCCGCGTCGCTTCGCGCGCCTCGCCCCGCTGGTCGCGCGGCGCAAGCCGGTCGTGGCCGTGAAGTCCGGGCGCACGGCCGCACCGAGGCGCGCCACGCAGAGCCACTCGGGCGCACTGGCGAGCCTCGACGTCGCCGTCGACGCGCTCTTCGCCCACGCCGGCGTGCTGCGCACCGACACGCTCGAGGGCATGTTCGACGTCGCGACGCTGCTGGCGACGCAGCCCGTGCCGCCGGGCCTGCGCGTCGGCGTCGTCACCAACGCGGGTGCACCGGCCACCCTGCTCGCCGACGCCTGCATCGCCCGCGGCCTCACGCTGCCCGCGCTCGCAGCCGAGACCGCCGCGGCGCTGCCGGCGGGCGTCGCCGCCGCCAACCCGGTCGACCTGCGGCCGACGGCCGTGCCGGACGCCTACCGGCAGGCGACGCTCGCCGTCGGCCGCGATCCGGGGGTCGACGCGGTGGTGGTCGTCTACGTCCCCGCCCTGGTCACGCATCCCGCCGAGGCGGCGGCGGCGATCGCCGTCGCCGCCGGCGAGATGCCCGCCGAGAAGCCCGTGCTGACGGTGTTCCTCTCCGCGCGCGGCGCCCCCGCGCTGCTCGGCACCGGTCCGCGCCGCGCCATCCCGGCCTACGACTTCCCCGAGAATGCCGCCGCCGCGCTCGCCGCCGCCGCCCAGTACGGCGCCTGGCGCCGGCGTCCCCCGGGCAGCGCCCACGTCCTCGACGACTTCGCCCGCGACGCCGTCCGCGCCGTCGTCGAGCGCGCTCTCGACACCGCCGGCGGCGCCACCTGGCTCGATGCCGACGACATCGCCACCATCCTGCGCGCCGTCGGCATCGATCATGCCGAAACGGTGGTCGTCGCCCCGCGCGATGCGCGGGCCGCCGCCGCCCGCCTCGGCTTCCCCCTGGTGCTGAAGGCCGTCGCCCCCGGCCTCCTGCGCAAGAGCGACGCCGGCGCCGTGCTGCGCGACATCGGCGACGCGGCCGCCGTCGCGCCCGCCGTCGACCTGCTGCGCGACCGCGTCGCCCGCGCCGGCACGACGCTCGAGGCGGTCGTGCTCCAGCGGCAGGTCCCGGGCGGCATCGAAGCGCTGGTCGGCGTCACCAGCGACCCGACCTTCGGCCCGCTCGTCGTCTGCGGTCTCGGCGGCGTCCTGGTCGAGCTCCTGCGCGACGTCGCCTTCTGCGTCCCCCCGGTCACCGACCGCGACGCCGAGGAGATGCTCGCCCGCCTGCGCGCCGCGCCGCTGCTCGACGGCTACCGCGGCGCCCCGCCCGGCGACCGCGCCGCGCTCGCGCAGATCGTGCTGCGCATCTCGGCCCTGGTCGACGTCGTCCCCGAGCTGCGCGAGCTCGACCTGAACCCGGTGAAAGTGCTCGAGCCCGGCCGCGGCGCCATCGTCGTCGACGCCCGCATGCGGATCGGCCCGCTCTGA
- a CDS encoding DUF456 domain-containing protein — MLAALGLAAFFAVQVLGLLLIPLGLPGIWLQVAACAGVVLASDGVRLGWGWVATFAGLAVVGEVVEFLLGQWGARRFGGSHAAGWGALVGGIVGAFVGGIPIPVLGAVVMSFVDTFAGAIAGEMWARRHGAPDLRIGVGAVLGRAVGVATKLALALVILILSAAALLFETGPGPQASGAGHSITQAIVPRQQVRQWPSGIAVCQQPMPPGWSGAPVPARRSAGRSPIRPEGSGETTLWVLGSPSAGRWKCTSSLAPRV; from the coding sequence ATGCTGGCAGCGCTGGGGCTGGCGGCGTTCTTCGCCGTGCAGGTGCTCGGGCTGCTGCTGATCCCGCTCGGGCTGCCCGGCATCTGGCTCCAGGTCGCGGCGTGCGCGGGCGTGGTGCTGGCGTCGGACGGCGTGCGGCTCGGCTGGGGCTGGGTGGCGACGTTCGCGGGGCTCGCGGTGGTGGGCGAGGTCGTCGAGTTCCTCTTGGGTCAATGGGGCGCGCGCCGCTTCGGCGGCTCGCACGCGGCGGGGTGGGGCGCGCTCGTCGGCGGCATCGTCGGGGCGTTCGTCGGCGGCATCCCGATCCCGGTGCTCGGGGCGGTCGTGATGTCGTTCGTCGACACCTTCGCCGGCGCCATCGCCGGCGAGATGTGGGCGCGGCGCCACGGCGCGCCGGACCTCCGCATCGGCGTCGGCGCGGTCCTCGGGCGCGCCGTGGGCGTCGCGACCAAGCTGGCGCTGGCGCTGGTGATCCTGATCCTGTCGGCGGCGGCGTTGCTCTTCGAGACGGGGCCGGGCCCTCAGGCGTCGGGCGCCGGGCACTCGATCACGCAGGCCATCGTGCCGCGGCAGCAGGTGCGGCAGTGGCCGTCGGGGATCGCCGTGTGCCAGCAACCGATGCCACCCGGCTGGAGCGGCGCCCCGGTGCCGGCGCGCAGATCGGCGGGCAGGAGCCCGATCAGGCCGGAGGGGAGCGGTGAGACGACGCTGTGGGTGCTGGGCTCGCCGAGCGCGGGACGGTGGAAGTGCACCAGCTCGCTCGCGCCCCGCGTGTAG